One window from the genome of Elaeis guineensis isolate ETL-2024a chromosome 5, EG11, whole genome shotgun sequence encodes:
- the LOC105046023 gene encoding uncharacterized protein, with protein MDSIQHFMIILLLIGILSAYQYKAQSTGGSMTSARSLDALLQDYAYRAFVRPRTGTPYDGQVPSNLTGIKIAALRLRSGSLYKRGVPMYKEFQIPTGVIVQPYVKRLALVYQNLGTLSSNYYKLPGFTYLTPVLGLLAYDAANLSATNLPELTVVVLKSPILINFTNVTAVPGARCVHFNLDGLPVFGDLVSSNICSTRQQGHFSIVVNASMIAPPPAPSPGHAKHNKSKVWKIVGAVVGGFIALVLLALLVAWMVRYRQKRKMAEMERHADVGEALQMARVGNTQAPVALGTRTQPVLENEYVA; from the coding sequence ATGGACTCCATTCAGCATTTCATGATCATTCTCTTGCTCATTGGGATTCTATCGGCATACCAATATAAGGCCCAATCGACCGGAGGTTCCATGACATCTGCAAGATCACTGGATGCACTCCTTCAGGACTATGCTTACCGGGCTTTTGTTCGTCCCCGCACTGGAACGCCCTATGATGGTCAAGTCCCATCCAATCTCACTGGCATCAAGATAGCAGCATTGAGGCTCAGGAGTGGGAGCTTGTACAAGAGGGGAGTTCCGATGTACAAGGAATTCCAAATCCCAACTGGAGTTATCGTGCAGCCATATGTCAAGAGGCTTGCCCTGGTTTACCAAAATCTGGGTACCTTGTCCTCTAACTACTACAAACTTCCTGGCTTTACCTACTTAACTCCGGTGCTCGGCCTTCTTGCTTATGATGCAGCAAATCTGTCTGCCACCAACTTGCCAGAATTAACTGTGGTTGTTTTGAAATCACCCATATTGATTAATTTCACAAATGTAACAGCAGTACCAGGTGCCAGGTGTGTGCATTTCAATTTGGATGGCTTGCCAGTATTCGGAGATTTAGTGTCAAGCAATATTTGTTCAACACGCCAACAGGGTCACTTCTCTATTGTGGTTAATGCCAGCATGATTGCTCCTCCTCCTGCACCAAGCCCTGGTCATGCTAAGCATAATAAGTCTAAGGTGTGGAAGATTGTCGGTGCTGTCGTTGGTGGATTCATTGCTTTGGTTCTCTTGGCATTGCTTGTGGCATGGATGGTTCGGTATAGACAAAAAAGAAAGATGGCAGAGATGGAACGGCATGCTGATGTGGGCGAAGCATTGCAAATGGCAAGGGTTGGAAACACTCAGGCACCGGTGGCCTTAGGGACACGGACACAACCAGTTCTTGAGAATGAATATGTTGCTTGA